Proteins co-encoded in one Malus sylvestris chromosome 9, drMalSylv7.2, whole genome shotgun sequence genomic window:
- the LOC126634163 gene encoding uncharacterized protein LOC126634163 has product MTTSLKNERSSATKTRRRRSLRRELRRSLTPWSTPGPSGSIALPQSPPSPSRRIGAAPSARSTPSLLSRSSGVCDRTNLAIFWWWKNPRREKEEAQNSQKGSQGGGRSRS; this is encoded by the exons ATGACGACGAGCCTGAAGAATGAGAGATCGTCGGCAACCAAGACTCGGCGTCGTCGAAGCCTTCGAAGGGAATTGCGCCGCAGTCTCACGCCCTGGAGCACTCCTGGACCTTCTGGTTCAATAGCCCTGCCGCAAAGTCCGCCAAGTCCAAGCAGGAGGATTGGGGCAGCTCCATCGGCCCGATCTACACCTTCATTACTGTCGAGGAGTTCTGGAG TTTGTGATAGAACAAATTTGGCCATTTTTTGGTGGTGGAAGAACCCTCGCagggagaaggaagaagcccAGAACTCACAGAAGGGCTCTcagggaggaggaagaagccGGTCTTAG